A window of the Cystobacter fuscus genome harbors these coding sequences:
- the istB gene encoding IS21-like element helper ATPase IstB: protein MSHELVHARVLEHLERLRLGHLAERLDALLAEAARGEPTYLDFLDALLREEMGAKQRKRVSMGITIAHFPAVKTLEDFDFKAQPSVDQKLVRELATGRFIAQAENVLLFGPPGVGKTHLAIGLGRAAVETGHSVLFTSATALLAALARAESEGVLKDKLNYFAKPKLLVVDELGYLPFEKRSAHLFFQLVARRYEKGSMLLTTNQMVGQWGGVFGDDVLAAAILDRLLHHSHTLLIQGDSYRLRQKKKAGLLSRGASQATSSAAEPER, encoded by the coding sequence ATGAGCCACGAGCTGGTCCACGCGCGCGTGCTCGAGCACCTGGAGCGGCTGCGTCTGGGGCACCTGGCCGAGCGGCTGGACGCGCTGCTGGCGGAGGCCGCGCGCGGCGAGCCCACGTACCTGGACTTCCTGGACGCGCTGCTGCGCGAGGAGATGGGGGCCAAGCAGCGCAAGCGCGTGAGCATGGGAATCACCATCGCGCACTTCCCCGCGGTGAAGACGCTGGAGGACTTCGACTTCAAGGCGCAGCCCTCGGTGGACCAGAAGCTGGTGCGGGAGCTGGCCACGGGACGATTCATCGCCCAGGCCGAGAACGTGCTGCTCTTCGGTCCGCCGGGCGTGGGCAAGACGCACCTGGCCATTGGACTGGGGCGTGCGGCGGTGGAGACCGGGCACTCGGTGCTCTTCACCAGCGCCACGGCACTGCTGGCGGCACTGGCCAGGGCCGAGAGCGAGGGCGTCCTCAAGGACAAGCTCAACTACTTCGCCAAGCCGAAGCTGCTGGTGGTGGACGAGCTGGGCTACCTGCCTTTCGAGAAGCGCAGTGCTCACCTCTTCTTCCAACTGGTGGCGCGTCGCTACGAGAAGGGCAGCATGCTGCTGACCACCAACCAGATGGTGGGCCAGTGGGGCGGCGTCTTCGGCGATGACGTGCTGGCCGCGGCCATCCTCGACCGGCTGCTGCACCACAGCCACACGCTGCTGATTCAAGGCGATAGCTACCGGCTGCGGCAGAAGAAGAAGGCGGGGCTGCTGAGCCGGGGCGCGTCACAAGCCACCAGCAGCGCAGCTGAACCCGAGCGCTGA
- the istA gene encoding IS21 family transposase, translating to MVEQEVVRRIRVLAEAGWGHKRIAGEVGVARNTVRRYLRAGSAADKQVRPKARRLGEEEQQRAVELWNGAAEGNAVVVKALLEQEGVEASVRTVQRAVEERRRQVHVAQVATVRFETKPGQQMQVDFGEKKVRLGGQVVKVFLLVAVLSFSRRLFVRAFLNQRGDDWREGVAAAFVHFGGVPWEVLGDNARPLVDEHDRQAGTVRFHPAWVEFCKDWDVTPKACGPYRARTKGKTESGVKYVKRNALAGRDFESFGAMEAHLVKWMAEADARVHGTTHERPLDRFEREEKAALRPLPARSLPRRQQRLKRKVANDALVDVDTVRYSVPHRLVRESVEVQVGEAEVRIFHAGKLVATHARGKEPHGRVVDPAHWEGLWRARAVEPVEDGSKLAVHGRSLEDYAAVVEQDAKRGAA from the coding sequence ATGGTGGAGCAGGAAGTGGTGCGGCGCATCCGCGTGCTGGCGGAGGCGGGCTGGGGCCACAAGCGGATAGCGGGTGAGGTGGGGGTGGCGCGCAACACGGTGCGGCGCTACCTGCGTGCGGGCAGCGCGGCCGACAAGCAGGTGAGGCCCAAGGCGAGGCGGCTCGGCGAGGAAGAGCAGCAGCGCGCGGTGGAGTTGTGGAATGGAGCGGCGGAGGGCAACGCCGTCGTCGTCAAGGCGCTGCTGGAGCAAGAGGGAGTGGAGGCCAGCGTGCGCACCGTGCAGCGAGCGGTGGAGGAGAGACGGAGGCAGGTGCACGTGGCGCAGGTGGCCACGGTGCGCTTCGAGACGAAGCCAGGGCAGCAGATGCAGGTGGACTTCGGCGAGAAGAAGGTGCGGCTGGGCGGGCAGGTGGTGAAGGTGTTCCTGCTGGTGGCGGTGCTGAGCTTCTCGCGGCGGCTGTTCGTGCGGGCCTTCCTCAATCAACGCGGAGACGACTGGCGTGAGGGCGTGGCCGCGGCCTTCGTGCACTTCGGAGGAGTGCCATGGGAGGTGCTCGGAGACAATGCCCGGCCCCTGGTGGACGAGCACGACAGACAGGCCGGCACCGTGCGCTTCCACCCGGCCTGGGTGGAGTTCTGCAAGGACTGGGACGTGACGCCCAAGGCGTGCGGGCCGTACCGCGCACGCACCAAGGGCAAGACGGAGTCAGGCGTCAAGTACGTCAAGCGCAACGCGCTGGCCGGCAGGGACTTCGAGTCCTTCGGCGCGATGGAGGCGCACCTGGTGAAGTGGATGGCCGAGGCGGATGCACGCGTGCATGGCACCACGCACGAGCGGCCCCTGGACAGATTCGAGCGCGAGGAGAAGGCCGCGCTGCGCCCGCTGCCCGCGCGCTCGCTGCCGCGCCGTCAGCAGCGGCTCAAGCGCAAGGTGGCCAACGACGCGCTGGTGGACGTGGACACGGTGCGCTACAGCGTGCCGCACCGGCTGGTGCGCGAGAGCGTCGAAGTGCAAGTGGGAGAGGCCGAGGTGCGCATCTTCCACGCGGGCAAGCTGGTGGCCACCCACGCACGCGGCAAGGAGCCGCACGGGCGCGTCGTCGACCCGGCGCACTGGGAAGGGCTGTGGCGAGCACGCGCGGTGGAGCCCGTCGAGGACGGCTCCAAGCTGGCCGTGCACGGGCGCTCGCTGGAGGACTACGCCGCCGTGGTGGAGCAGGACGCGAAGCGGGGTGCCGCATGA
- a CDS encoding DUF429 domain-containing protein, with the protein MRFLGWDLSDPFARSPRAVDVAVVDVHGRVDFEQRRWPAPDGEGRLDPEALVAAFPVGPTDVVVVDGPQALARPGARVREAERLLRAPGRTPDVLPVPGAPFHGFVRGGVLLFAALHRLGALEMLDVDTPEPGRARLFEAFPGATWRHLAVEKLGKKDSPEGRAARRERLEAEGLRFPGAGLPTHDELDAALCAWLGWLTRTAPERVHAVGLPLWRDAEGWLREGRLLDVRRT; encoded by the coding sequence ATGCGTTTCCTGGGCTGGGATTTGAGCGATCCGTTCGCGCGCAGTCCCCGCGCCGTGGACGTGGCCGTGGTGGATGTCCACGGGCGGGTGGACTTCGAGCAGCGGCGGTGGCCCGCGCCCGACGGCGAGGGGCGGCTCGACCCGGAGGCCCTCGTGGCCGCGTTTCCCGTGGGGCCCACGGACGTGGTGGTGGTGGACGGGCCCCAGGCGCTCGCGCGACCGGGGGCCCGGGTGCGCGAGGCGGAGCGACTGCTGCGGGCTCCGGGGCGGACTCCGGATGTGCTCCCCGTGCCGGGCGCGCCCTTCCATGGCTTCGTGCGCGGTGGCGTGTTGCTCTTCGCGGCCCTGCACCGGCTCGGAGCCTTGGAGATGCTGGACGTGGACACGCCCGAGCCGGGCCGGGCGCGCTTGTTCGAGGCGTTTCCCGGAGCCACGTGGCGCCACCTGGCTGTGGAGAAGTTGGGGAAGAAGGACTCCCCCGAGGGACGGGCGGCGAGGCGGGAGCGGCTCGAGGCGGAGGGGCTGCGCTTTCCGGGAGCGGGGCTGCCCACGCATGACGAGCTCGACGCGGCGCTCTGTGCGTGGCTGGGGTGGCTCACCCGCACCGCGCCCGAGCGCGTCCATGCCGTGGGCCTGCCCTTGTGGAGGGACGCCGAGGGCTGGCTGCGCGAGGGGCGCCTCCTGGACGTGCGGCGCACCTGA
- a CDS encoding nuclear transport factor 2 family protein — MLEFRAAVEAGDFTALGDLLADDVVFRSPVAFRPYQGRAVVAAILRGVGRVFTDFRYVRELADADGRGSALVFETVVNGVSVHGLDLIRLDDAGRISELTVMVRPLSAANALAQAMAAEFPRIQAEAAAAGETR, encoded by the coding sequence ATGCTTGAGTTCCGTGCCGCCGTCGAGGCCGGTGACTTCACCGCCCTCGGCGACCTGCTCGCCGACGACGTCGTGTTCCGCAGCCCCGTCGCGTTCCGCCCGTACCAGGGTCGCGCCGTCGTGGCCGCGATCCTGCGCGGGGTCGGCCGGGTCTTCACCGACTTCCGCTACGTCCGCGAGCTGGCCGACGCGGACGGCCGCGGCTCGGCCCTGGTGTTCGAGACCGTCGTCAACGGGGTCAGCGTCCACGGGCTCGATCTCATCCGGCTCGACGACGCCGGGCGCATCAGCGAGCTCACCGTGATGGTGCGTCCGCTCTCGGCGGCGAACGCGTTGGCGCAGGCGATGGCCGCCGAGTTTCCCCGGATCCAGGCCGAGGCCGCCGCCGCCGGAGAGACCCGATGA
- a CDS encoding type VI immunity family protein, whose amino-acid sequence MSHPIPRIRIYSSQSGQERLIRREVVRLVLHLPFDHHDLALSVRQALDLYLSTIGQGPEILSEWYDLETEPFPLDDDNWEIIRAVMAPPRGGRFLDDLENPQEAQRYIKNQFERAVELSGGAAGVSGYGFFYRARLPWRDPGSTVSLVSFSWPTEDLEERGPKRMRELILELASLLPFSSGHAGLAFSSTHSSTLSFGQIREEAFRHPGIDVTHGSTSLGRRIDGVHWINLLGQSLLGEVGGIGGLQDRLYSPGTHVQEMDGGRAVVTLGQWPKAGDTSRGDSLPDYRELARALEPWLSTWSEDYALVGASPSETQSWWRRFLDS is encoded by the coding sequence GTGAGCCACCCCATTCCTCGCATCCGTATCTACTCGTCCCAGTCGGGACAGGAGCGCCTGATCCGGCGCGAAGTGGTCCGGCTCGTCCTGCATCTGCCCTTCGACCACCATGACCTCGCGCTCTCCGTGCGCCAGGCGCTCGACCTCTACCTGAGCACCATCGGACAAGGGCCTGAGATCCTCTCCGAGTGGTATGACCTCGAGACCGAGCCCTTCCCACTGGACGACGACAACTGGGAGATCATCCGCGCCGTGATGGCCCCACCCCGAGGGGGCCGCTTCCTCGATGACCTGGAGAATCCCCAGGAGGCTCAGCGGTACATCAAGAATCAATTCGAGCGCGCCGTGGAATTATCGGGGGGAGCCGCTGGGGTCAGCGGCTATGGCTTCTTCTATCGGGCCCGTCTGCCCTGGCGCGATCCGGGCAGCACCGTCAGTCTGGTGAGCTTTTCCTGGCCCACGGAGGACCTGGAAGAACGAGGGCCCAAGAGGATGCGCGAGTTGATCCTGGAACTGGCCAGCCTGTTGCCTTTCTCGTCGGGGCACGCGGGCCTCGCCTTTTCCTCCACCCACTCCTCTACTCTGTCTTTTGGGCAGATTCGCGAAGAAGCCTTTCGTCATCCGGGCATCGACGTGACCCATGGAAGTACGTCACTGGGGCGGCGGATCGATGGTGTCCATTGGATCAACCTCCTGGGCCAGTCCCTGCTCGGCGAAGTGGGAGGCATTGGCGGCCTCCAGGACCGGCTGTACTCCCCGGGCACCCATGTCCAGGAGATGGATGGAGGACGAGCCGTGGTGACACTCGGGCAGTGGCCAAAGGCGGGAGACACGTCTCGGGGTGACTCCCTGCCTGACTATCGGGAGCTGGCACGGGCCTTGGAACCCTGGCTGTCCACGTGGTCGGAGGACTACGCCCTGGTGGGCGCTTCTCCCTCCGAGACTCAGTCATGGTGGCGCCGCTTCCTCGACTCCTGA
- a CDS encoding S8 family peptidase has product MTTLSKISTSSLPSSRVRTEAPTVRAPVEDPRASAPKAAGFDARSNFVDRPTGRRPSGTETPPAALLSKTASLKSVADSKPVPLSGPPVVAVFDGGVDWNHTDLKDSMWTNPWEVAGDGLDNDGNGIEDDIHGFNVGFGSGDPLRGEGMDHGTHVAGIIAAADNGLGNTGVAAGKAQILSVGGIYDGADLLTNFERSVDYVVDMKSKGANIRAVNASFGDEYRDAASQKRWKDAVQKLADADILLVAATANGNGSNMNNVKDFPANLDLPNVLTVASMDKRNDKLARYSSHGDKVVEMAAVGEDVLSTVPGGDWEEMSGTSMATPRVAATAALMFAENPKLTAAEVRDMLVATTEKDPDLKGKVSSGGKLDIDAAVAAARASAGRVAQAA; this is encoded by the coding sequence ATGACGACCCTCTCCAAGATCTCCACCTCGTCCCTCCCGTCGTCGCGCGTGCGCACCGAGGCGCCGACCGTGCGCGCTCCGGTCGAGGATCCCCGTGCCTCGGCTCCAAAGGCGGCGGGCTTCGACGCGCGCTCGAACTTCGTGGATCGGCCCACGGGCCGGCGCCCGAGTGGCACGGAGACGCCGCCCGCCGCGTTGCTGTCGAAGACGGCGTCACTGAAGAGCGTGGCGGACTCCAAGCCGGTGCCCCTGTCGGGCCCGCCGGTGGTGGCCGTGTTCGATGGCGGCGTGGACTGGAACCACACGGACCTGAAGGACTCCATGTGGACCAACCCCTGGGAGGTCGCGGGTGACGGCCTCGACAACGATGGCAACGGCATCGAGGACGACATCCACGGCTTCAACGTGGGTTTCGGCTCGGGGGATCCGCTCCGGGGCGAGGGCATGGATCACGGCACGCACGTGGCGGGCATCATCGCGGCGGCGGACAACGGGCTGGGCAACACCGGCGTGGCGGCGGGCAAGGCGCAGATCCTGTCGGTGGGAGGGATTTACGACGGAGCGGATCTGCTCACCAACTTCGAGCGCTCGGTGGACTACGTGGTGGACATGAAGAGCAAGGGCGCGAACATCCGCGCGGTGAACGCGAGCTTCGGTGACGAGTACCGGGACGCGGCCTCGCAGAAGCGCTGGAAGGACGCGGTGCAGAAGCTGGCGGATGCGGACATCCTGTTGGTGGCGGCCACGGCCAACGGCAATGGCAGCAACATGAACAACGTGAAGGACTTCCCGGCGAACCTGGATCTGCCCAATGTGTTGACGGTGGCGTCCATGGACAAGCGCAATGACAAGCTGGCGCGCTATTCCTCGCACGGGGACAAGGTGGTGGAGATGGCGGCGGTGGGCGAGGACGTGCTGAGCACGGTGCCCGGTGGTGATTGGGAGGAGATGAGCGGCACGTCGATGGCGACTCCGCGCGTGGCGGCCACCGCGGCGCTGATGTTCGCGGAGAACCCGAAGCTGACGGCGGCCGAGGTGCGCGACATGCTGGTGGCCACCACGGAGAAGGATCCGGACCTCAAGGGCAAGGTGAGCTCGGGCGGCAAGCTGGACATCGACGCGGCGGTGGCCGCGGCGCGCGCCTCGGCCGGACGCGTGGCGCAGGCCGCCTGA
- a CDS encoding alpha/beta hydrolase-fold protein — protein sequence MRTSVLPLPRLTPLLLAALVALSGCRPTPTEVYTEVEFDVTVPPETPVNAQIFLQGEHPAFRASARGLELFYQGGQLFSARAKLPEGQEVTFTAKMASAEEQVPLELSGRPAGSWRYAARADEEKVGFTVERWGPPGGRTGPQTVFLVTVPATTPPDDVIWLSGNQPELGNWNGAGVKLHKAMDNRYAASLSFQPGTLLAFKATRGSWETVEKDAMGQEIEDHVFRTGEDYEHVPFTVEWWADFGTMPPPQVRTGNIKYHFGVQPKDDTLRARDVIVWLPPGYEEPENASRHYPVLYMHDGQNLMDATTAAYGREWNVDETAQQLVEAGEVEPLIIVGIYNAEEERIAEYTPVPFPPNYPEAGRAAAYGRFLVEELKPFIDGEYRTRTDAASTGLAGSSLGGLVSLYLGLEYPDTFTRLGVISPSVWWADREILQRVEQYNGPTSLRIWEDIGTDEGDGPEAETVSDAEDLYQALKAKGWKDADLKYTVVQGGRHNERAWSERFGKILRFLFPSMP from the coding sequence ATGCGCACGTCCGTCCTTCCCCTTCCGCGACTCACGCCGCTGTTGCTGGCGGCGCTGGTGGCCCTGTCGGGCTGCCGCCCCACTCCCACCGAGGTCTACACCGAGGTCGAGTTCGACGTGACGGTGCCCCCGGAGACCCCCGTGAACGCCCAGATCTTCCTCCAGGGCGAGCACCCCGCCTTCCGGGCCTCCGCGCGGGGCCTGGAGCTGTTCTACCAGGGCGGTCAGCTCTTCTCGGCCCGGGCGAAGCTGCCCGAAGGCCAGGAGGTCACCTTCACGGCGAAGATGGCCTCGGCCGAGGAGCAGGTACCGCTGGAGCTGTCGGGACGGCCGGCGGGTTCCTGGCGCTACGCCGCTCGCGCCGACGAGGAGAAGGTGGGCTTCACCGTGGAGCGCTGGGGCCCACCCGGGGGGCGCACCGGTCCGCAGACGGTCTTCCTGGTCACGGTGCCGGCGACGACGCCTCCGGACGACGTCATCTGGTTGTCCGGCAATCAACCCGAGCTGGGCAATTGGAATGGCGCCGGCGTGAAGCTGCACAAGGCCATGGACAATCGGTATGCCGCTTCCCTGTCCTTCCAACCGGGCACATTATTGGCCTTCAAGGCGACGCGCGGTTCCTGGGAGACGGTGGAGAAGGACGCGATGGGACAAGAGATCGAGGATCACGTGTTCAGGACCGGCGAGGACTACGAGCACGTCCCGTTCACCGTGGAGTGGTGGGCGGACTTCGGCACCATGCCGCCCCCCCAGGTGCGCACCGGCAACATCAAGTACCACTTCGGGGTGCAGCCCAAGGACGATACGCTCCGGGCGCGCGACGTCATCGTGTGGTTGCCGCCCGGCTATGAGGAGCCAGAGAACGCCTCGCGCCACTACCCCGTGCTGTACATGCACGACGGGCAGAACCTCATGGACGCCACCACGGCGGCGTACGGGAGGGAATGGAACGTGGACGAGACGGCGCAGCAGCTCGTCGAGGCGGGTGAGGTGGAGCCGCTCATCATCGTGGGCATCTACAACGCCGAGGAGGAGCGCATCGCCGAGTACACGCCGGTGCCCTTCCCGCCCAACTACCCCGAGGCCGGCCGCGCCGCCGCGTATGGCCGGTTCCTCGTGGAGGAGCTCAAGCCGTTCATCGACGGCGAGTACCGCACCCGGACGGATGCGGCCTCCACGGGCCTGGCGGGCTCGTCGCTCGGGGGGCTCGTGTCGCTCTACCTGGGCCTCGAGTACCCCGACACCTTCACCCGGCTGGGCGTCATCTCGCCCTCCGTGTGGTGGGCGGACCGGGAGATCCTCCAGCGCGTGGAGCAGTACAACGGCCCCACGTCCCTGCGTATCTGGGAGGACATCGGCACCGACGAGGGAGATGGCCCCGAGGCGGAGACGGTGAGCGATGCCGAGGACCTGTACCAGGCGCTGAAGGCCAAGGGCTGGAAGGACGCGGACCTGAAGTACACCGTGGTGCAGGGTGGCCGGCACAACGAGAGGGCCTGGTCCGAGCGCTTCGGAAAAATCCTGCGCTTCCTCTTCCCGTCCATGCCCTGA
- a CDS encoding tRNA1(Val) (adenine(37)-N6)-methyltransferase — MSTPLPSDETLDSIGTAGVRVWQRRGGYRFTLDAVLLAAFAATEGGQVEGPLLELGAGSGVVSFLLACQFGLGPVDALELQPEVHARLARAVALNGCDGRVRPVLGDLREARTSWAPGAYAHVVSNPPFRPAHAGVRSPDDERAVSKQELTCDAAAVVAAARHSLPPGGRVSLIYPAARVAEVLGLLSAARLHPMALRFVHARAGAPATRFLVHAVRDRQRGLAVRPPLLAHGEGPGGYSPEVAALMEPPRAERPAPLWEGHGGE; from the coding sequence GTGAGCACTCCTCTTCCATCCGACGAGACGCTCGACTCGATTGGCACCGCGGGCGTGCGCGTGTGGCAGCGTCGTGGCGGCTACCGCTTCACCCTGGACGCGGTGCTGCTGGCGGCCTTCGCGGCCACCGAGGGGGGACAGGTGGAGGGGCCGCTGCTGGAGCTGGGGGCGGGCAGTGGCGTGGTGTCCTTCCTGCTCGCGTGTCAGTTCGGCCTGGGCCCCGTGGACGCGCTGGAGCTGCAGCCCGAGGTACATGCGCGCCTCGCGCGCGCCGTGGCGCTCAACGGCTGTGACGGGCGGGTGCGGCCGGTGCTCGGGGACCTGCGCGAGGCCCGGACGTCCTGGGCCCCGGGGGCGTACGCGCACGTGGTGTCCAATCCGCCCTTCCGTCCGGCCCACGCGGGGGTGCGCAGCCCGGATGACGAGCGGGCCGTGTCCAAGCAGGAGCTGACGTGTGACGCGGCCGCGGTGGTGGCCGCCGCCCGGCACTCGCTGCCTCCCGGGGGGCGGGTGAGCCTCATCTACCCGGCGGCGCGGGTGGCCGAGGTGCTCGGGCTGTTGAGCGCGGCGCGGCTCCACCCCATGGCCCTGCGCTTCGTGCATGCGCGCGCGGGCGCTCCCGCCACGCGCTTCCTCGTGCACGCGGTGCGCGATCGGCAGCGGGGGCTCGCGGTGCGTCCTCCCCTGCTGGCCCATGGCGAGGGGCCGGGGGGCTACTCCCCCGAGGTGGCGGCCCTCATGGAGCCGCCCCGGGCCGAGCGTCCCGCTCCCCTCTGGGAGGGGCACGGCGGGGAGTGA
- the gshB gene encoding glutathione synthase has protein sequence MAALTFGFLMDPLESVRVDHDSTFALMLEAQRRGHQVRYFEQPWLRFNGSRAEARMRTVTVRREPGRHFDVLGEALQPLSELDVLFLRKDPPVDAEFIQATQMVELHNGRAPVFINNPTGIRDANEKLFGLRFPELMPETLIARDMAQLSRFVASHPAGTILKPVEGFGGQGIVFMQPGDRNLRSLLEVLTVGGRKAIVAQAYLPESRQGDKRIILVDGEPCGAVLRVPSQDDHRGNMAAGGTPVKTSLTAREREICARLKPSLQERGLYLVGIDVIGDWLTEVNVTSPTGIVEIDKLDDSNVEAKVIDLAERMAGSRR, from the coding sequence ATGGCCGCGCTCACCTTTGGCTTCCTCATGGACCCCCTCGAGTCGGTGCGCGTGGATCACGACTCCACCTTCGCGCTCATGCTCGAGGCCCAGCGCCGGGGTCACCAGGTGCGCTACTTCGAGCAGCCCTGGCTGCGCTTCAACGGCTCGCGCGCCGAGGCGCGCATGCGCACCGTCACCGTGCGCCGTGAGCCCGGTCGCCACTTCGACGTGCTCGGCGAGGCGCTCCAGCCCCTGTCCGAGCTCGACGTCCTCTTCCTGCGCAAGGATCCGCCCGTCGACGCGGAGTTCATCCAGGCCACCCAGATGGTGGAGCTGCACAACGGCCGCGCGCCCGTCTTCATCAACAACCCCACCGGCATCCGCGACGCCAACGAGAAGCTCTTCGGCCTGCGCTTTCCGGAGCTGATGCCCGAGACGCTCATCGCGCGCGACATGGCGCAGCTCTCGCGCTTCGTCGCCAGCCACCCCGCGGGCACCATCCTCAAGCCGGTGGAGGGCTTTGGCGGCCAGGGCATCGTCTTCATGCAGCCGGGAGACCGGAACCTGCGCTCGCTCCTGGAGGTGCTCACGGTGGGAGGCCGCAAGGCGATCGTCGCCCAGGCCTACCTGCCCGAGAGCCGCCAGGGCGACAAGCGCATCATCCTCGTGGACGGCGAGCCGTGTGGCGCCGTGCTCCGAGTGCCCTCCCAGGACGACCACCGGGGCAACATGGCCGCCGGTGGCACCCCCGTGAAGACGAGCCTCACCGCGCGCGAGCGGGAGATCTGCGCCCGGCTCAAGCCCTCGCTCCAGGAGCGGGGCCTGTACCTGGTGGGCATCGACGTCATCGGCGACTGGCTCACCGAGGTGAACGTCACCAGCCCCACGGGCATCGTGGAGATCGACAAGCTGGATGACTCCAACGTCGAGGCGAAGGTCATCGATCTGGCCGAGCGGATGGCGGGCTCGCGCAGGTAG
- a CDS encoding DUF559 domain-containing protein, whose protein sequence is MPTPRPESAAPPALERHQRRREQGIPTLTVLAGPPGAALALWRRWLDARGQALCVCTSTTPEGLLREWMEALGQARPPTTDAAEHLGAAAGLHPGELASRLKGKTEHERGVLLQALLPSLAPGDVSAACRALLQLPQVVPNSTGPLDAVLAACEGDAMRALGAVHALVPGGAAPAILVSDPGTVAGWLEQAARVCARACESVPSLVVALQTERSGLEAYLRGPESHTRALVREGRVELAVPSAEELVRRMEALGVHKARALEAPLRQLAADGIPDEVLTRYGEAARKLEVADRESEAADGARSEAERFLYGVLDSLPATRGLFELNAKAEFRLRGRAVEVDFLSRRLRLAVEVDGYHHFRDPERYRRDRRKDLALQRHGYWVLRFLADDVVARFEEIRDTLLEVISIRRQGLGGPPPRGEDGDAGL, encoded by the coding sequence ATGCCCACCCCTCGTCCCGAGTCCGCCGCTCCCCCCGCCCTGGAGCGGCACCAGCGCCGACGCGAGCAGGGCATTCCCACCCTCACGGTGCTGGCGGGCCCTCCCGGCGCGGCCCTGGCCCTGTGGCGCCGCTGGCTCGACGCGCGCGGCCAGGCCCTGTGCGTCTGCACGAGCACCACCCCGGAAGGTCTGCTGCGCGAGTGGATGGAGGCGCTCGGCCAGGCGCGCCCGCCCACCACCGACGCGGCGGAGCACCTCGGGGCCGCCGCGGGGCTGCACCCGGGCGAGCTGGCCTCACGGCTGAAGGGCAAGACGGAGCACGAGCGCGGCGTCCTGCTCCAGGCACTGCTTCCCTCCCTGGCTCCCGGGGACGTGTCCGCCGCGTGCCGCGCCCTGCTCCAGCTTCCACAAGTTGTCCCCAATTCCACCGGGCCCCTGGACGCGGTGCTGGCCGCGTGCGAGGGGGACGCGATGCGCGCGCTCGGGGCGGTGCATGCGCTCGTGCCGGGCGGCGCGGCGCCGGCGATCCTGGTGTCGGACCCGGGCACGGTGGCGGGGTGGCTCGAGCAGGCGGCGCGCGTCTGCGCCCGGGCGTGTGAGAGCGTGCCCTCGCTCGTGGTGGCGCTCCAGACCGAGCGCTCCGGGTTGGAGGCGTACCTGCGCGGTCCGGAGAGCCACACGCGGGCACTCGTGCGCGAGGGCCGGGTGGAGCTGGCGGTGCCCTCCGCCGAGGAGCTGGTGCGGCGGATGGAAGCACTGGGCGTGCACAAGGCCCGCGCCCTGGAGGCTCCCCTGCGGCAACTGGCGGCCGACGGGATTCCGGACGAGGTGCTCACCCGCTACGGCGAGGCGGCCCGGAAGCTCGAGGTGGCGGACCGGGAGTCCGAGGCGGCGGACGGAGCGCGCAGCGAGGCCGAGCGCTTCCTGTATGGGGTGCTCGACTCCCTGCCGGCCACCCGAGGCCTCTTCGAGCTCAATGCCAAGGCGGAGTTCCGGCTCCGGGGCCGGGCGGTGGAGGTGGATTTCCTCTCGCGCCGGCTGCGGCTGGCCGTCGAGGTGGACGGCTACCACCACTTCCGGGACCCGGAGCGCTACCGGAGGGATCGGCGCAAGGACCTGGCGCTGCAGCGGCATGGCTACTGGGTGCTGCGCTTCCTGGCCGACGACGTGGTGGCCAGGTTCGAGGAAATCCGCGACACTCTGCTGGAAGTCATCTCGATCCGGCGACAGGGCCTCGGAGGTCCACCGCCGCGAGGGGAGGATGGAGATGCAGGGCTCTGA